CGATGATCGTGAGGGTCAACAGAGACGCGATCTCCTGGTCGCTCATCCCCGCAACCGGGACGTCCCACTCTCGGGCGGTCTCTCGTAACTGTACGGGATCGGTGATCACGCACCCGTCCCTGATCTCCCCTGCCTGCAGAAGGAGGTCGCGGGCGAGAAGGGGAAAAATGTCCCTTTCTGTCCCTTCCTCCATACCTCTCAGGTGGAGGACCTCGACGACGGTCCGGCAGACGACGGGCGGCATGAACCCTGCCGTCTCCCAGATACGGGAGGTCTCATAACGGCATGCCCGCCCCCCGGAAGATTCCGTGGAGAGTGTCTCTCCGCATTCCTGGTTTGTTTCCTGTGTGTCCCGCAAAAGGATCATCGGCGTCTCCTGATAATCACGCGGGCCGTTGCTATATCAGTCTGGTGCACCTGACAGGAGTGTCATACACTCCGTCCTTTGTGATCTGTGGATCTTCACATCACGACGGATTGGGTAAAAAAGATTCCGGATCCCGATAGATCTCGCTATGCACGGGAAGCAGGATCCGGACGGCCTGATGCCTGGTGCCGGGTGCTTCCTGCTGCCCGGACTGTGCGGCGGCCATATGATGCGAAGAGGTGGCCGGGAACGTACCCCGTGTCGATAGGTGAATGCTGCAGAATGTTATCCCGGTTCGGTTCTCTGCTGGATTGAAGTTTAGGATGTCGGGAGTACATTATTCCAGCATTCGGGTGTACGATCCCCGGTGTCGCCTCTCCACGCTTCGATGTGGTACGTGTCGCCATATAATTGTGGTGAAACCAAAAAGGGTTGCATTTTAGGTGCTTTCGGCGATGTTCACATCATGAACATCATCCACAGCATGCCGACACCGACAGCCACCGTCACCAGCAGGGTGACAAGGCCGACCTTCAGGAAGTCGATGAAACGGATCGAGATGCCCTCTCTCTCCGCGATCCCGAGGACGACGACGTTCGCTGATGCGGCGATGGCCGTCCCGTTCCCGCCGAGGCACGCCCCCAGGGAGAGTGCCCACCAGATGGGGTAAATGTCGATATCTCCCGCGGTACTCAGTCCGATATCCTGGATAAGCGGGATGAGTGCGGCCGTGAGGGGGATGTTGTCCACGATCGCGGATGCAAGGGCCGAAAACCACGCGATGAGGAGCATGGCGCTCCCTGTTGTGTGGACACTCCCGATCATCCCGGAGGCGATCCCTGCGATCACGCCGGTCTCGACGAGGGCGCCGACGAGGACAAAGAGCCCGCCGAAGAAGAAGAGGGCAGGCCACTCGATCTTCTCCAGGATCGCCTCGGGTTCCTCCCTGCTCCAGATGAGGAGAAGGGAGGCCCCGATGAGGGCGACCGCGGCGGGCGTCAGTTCCAGCGCCGGGTCGACGAACGGGAGGATGGGATGCAGGATCGCTCCGATCTGGTCGTGGACGAAGAAGAGGGTGACGACGAGGAGGATCGTGATCACCGATTTTTTGAAGAGGGAACGGTCCCGGATCGCCGCCTGTTCATCGAGTCCGTTCACTGTCCTGAGGATCTCGTCCCGGTCGTCCTTCTTGACATGGAGGTCGCCCCTGTAGATGAGGATGAACATTGCGATGACAATGATGAGATCGACGAGGGCAATCGGTCCCATGGTGATGAGGAACTCATTGAATGTGAGACCGGCCGCGGAGGCGATCATGACGTTTGGCGGGTCGCCGATGAGCGTGGCCATCCCGCCGACATTGGATGCCATGATCTCGGCGAGAAGGAAGGGAACCGGCGGGACCTTCATCACCTTCGTGATGTAGAGGAGCATCGGCGTGAGAAGGAGGACGGTGGTCACGTTGTCGAGGATGGCCGAGGTCACTGCGGTCACCAGGGAGAAGAGGACCAGCACCGCAAGCGGGTTCCCTCCGGCGCACTTTGCAGTCCTGATTGCGATATACTCGAAGAGGCCACTGTTTCGTGCGGTGTTGACGA
This window of the Methanofollis ethanolicus genome carries:
- a CDS encoding ArsB/NhaD family transporter, producing MMTTELIAVLVFLVTYALIIDERIHRAVAAMAGAAIVVFLGIVPWDSLLHHIDFGTIFLLMGMMIIVNTARNSGLFEYIAIRTAKCAGGNPLAVLVLFSLVTAVTSAILDNVTTVLLLTPMLLYITKVMKVPPVPFLLAEIMASNVGGMATLIGDPPNVMIASAAGLTFNEFLITMGPIALVDLIIVIAMFILIYRGDLHVKKDDRDEILRTVNGLDEQAAIRDRSLFKKSVITILLVVTLFFVHDQIGAILHPILPFVDPALELTPAAVALIGASLLLIWSREEPEAILEKIEWPALFFFGGLFVLVGALVETGVIAGIASGMIGSVHTTGSAMLLIAWFSALASAIVDNIPLTAALIPLIQDIGLSTAGDIDIYPIWWALSLGACLGGNGTAIAASANVVVLGIAEREGISIRFIDFLKVGLVTLLVTVAVGVGMLWMMFMM